In the Sphingobacterium sp. PCS056 genome, TATTTGGTTAAGAATGCAGTTTTTGCTGATCTAAGAATTCAGATGGACTTACTCCAAATTGCTTTTGAAAGTTACGTGAAAAATGAGTGGCAGAGCTGTAACCCAGTAAATTGGAGATTTCATAGATTTTGAATTTTCGTTGTGCTAGCAATTCTGCGGCTTTTCGCAGCCGGGTCAGGTTAATTAATTCATTAGGAGATAGGCTCGAAACAACATTGATTTTTCGATAGAGTGTTGGTCTGCTCATGCACAAGATATCGGCCATGCGGTCCACATTGAATTTCGGATCCTCCAAGTGAAGCTGAATAATATCATCCACTTTCTGTAGAAATTCCTGATCACTTGGATTTTGTCCGATACTTTGTATCTGTGATAGCGGATTACTCACGAAAAAAGCTTTTACTTTAAGCCTATTTTTTAGCAGACTAGCGATTTGAGCCTTTAGAAAAGCAGGCGAAAATGGCTTTTCAATGTAAGCATCAGCACCAAACTCCAAGCCTTGTATTTTCGATTCGATGCTGTTTTTCGCCGTCAGTAAGATGACCGGAATATGCGAGTATGCCATATTTTCTTTGATATGTTGACACAATTCATATCCATCCATTTCCGGCATCATCACATCGCTAATAATTAAATCAAAATTATCCGATTCCATCAGTTTCAAGGCTTCTACACCATTGTTGCTGGTTTGAACATGGTATTCTTCACAGAGATCATCCGCAATAAATTCCAGCAATTCTTGATGATCGTCGATTAATAAGATATTGGCTTTTGCATTTTTCATGATGATATTGAGCTTTGATTTAAAGGTATTGTTAATACAAATATGTTGAGGCAAGATTCGTCCGTGTGATAGACTATTGTACCTTGATGCTTTAAGGTGAGTGATTTTGTTAGGGCAAGTCCCAGTCCACTTCCAGAAATGCTTTTA is a window encoding:
- a CDS encoding response regulator, whose product is MKNAKANILLIDDHQELLEFIADDLCEEYHVQTSNNGVEALKLMESDNFDLIISDVMMPEMDGYELCQHIKENMAYSHIPVILLTAKNSIESKIQGLEFGADAYIEKPFSPAFLKAQIASLLKNRLKVKAFFVSNPLSQIQSIGQNPSDQEFLQKVDDIIQLHLEDPKFNVDRMADILCMSRPTLYRKINVVSSLSPNELINLTRLRKAAELLAQRKFKIYEISNLLGYSSATHFSRNFQKQFGVSPSEFLDQQKLHS